The Deinococcus sp. KSM4-11 genome contains the following window.
CCGGGGCCCGGACGCAGATGGACGTCGCCATGCGCCTCCCGGTCAGCCGGGCGGGCGCGCTGATGCCCGACGCGCACGTGGGCTACGGCCTGCCAATCGGTGGGGTGCTCGCCACCGAGAACGCCGTCATTCCTTATGGCGTGGGAGTGGACATCGGCTGCTCCATGATGCTCAGCGTGTTGCCGGTGGCGTCCACGGCGCTCTCGACCGACGAGGCCCGGCGGTTGCTGCTGAAGCACACCCGCTTCGGGGCGGGCGTGGGCTTTGAGAAGCGTGACCGCGAGGATCATGGCGTGCTGCACGAGAGCACCTGGGAGGATCAGCCGCTGCTGCGTCACCTGCATGACAAGGCCACCGCTCAGGTGGGCAGCAGTGGGAGCGGCAACCACTTCGTGGAGTTCGGTTCCCTCACCCTGGAGCGGCCCGACCTGGGACTGGAAGCGGGCCATTACCTGGCCGTCCTGTCCCACAGCGGCTCGCGCGGGTTCGGGGCGCAGGTCGCGAACCACTTCACGGCGCTGGCGCAGAAGCGGCACGAGGGCCTCGACCCGGCTGCGAAGAAGCTCGCGTGGCTGCCGCTGGATTCCGAGGACGGTCAGGCGTACTGGCAGGCCATGAACCTCGCCGGACGCTACGCCCTGGCGAACCATGAACTGATCCACGCCCGGCTGGCCCGCGCGCTGAACGTGCGTCCGCTCACGCAGGTCAGCAACAGCCACAACCTCGCCTGGACACAGGTCGTGGACGGCCAGGAACTTATCGTTCACCGCAAGGGGGCCACGCCCGCCCGAGCGGGCCAGCTGGGACTGATTCCCGGTTCCATGGCCGATCCCGGCTTCGTGGTGCGAGGCCGGGGTCACGCGGGCGCCCTCGACAGCGCCAGCCACGGCGCGGGCCGCGCGCTGGGCCGCAAGGCGGCGGCAAGCACCCTGGTGAAGAAGGAGGTTCAGGCGTATCTGGCAGACCGTGGCGTGACCCTGATCGGCGGCGGGATCGACGAGGCGCCGCAGGCATACAAGCGCATTGAGGACGTCCTGGAGAGGCAAAACGAGCTGGTCGAGGTGATCGCCCGCTTCACGCCACGGGTCGTGCGGATGGACACAGGAAGCGAGGATGTCTGAGTCCCGGTTGTGCCGACGTTCGACCACGGCGCGTGGGGTGTTGACAGATCGCGCGCCCCGGCTTATAGTTCTCTTCGCCCGAGAAATC
Protein-coding sequences here:
- a CDS encoding RtcB family protein; translation: MNGKHITKLGFERAGIGLALAAATERERAGATRDDILAELRAVQANPAAHVTGVYAALAADLLARAAEQGAKAGVALREQPLPYPVWGADLIDAGARTQMDVAMRLPVSRAGALMPDAHVGYGLPIGGVLATENAVIPYGVGVDIGCSMMLSVLPVASTALSTDEARRLLLKHTRFGAGVGFEKRDREDHGVLHESTWEDQPLLRHLHDKATAQVGSSGSGNHFVEFGSLTLERPDLGLEAGHYLAVLSHSGSRGFGAQVANHFTALAQKRHEGLDPAAKKLAWLPLDSEDGQAYWQAMNLAGRYALANHELIHARLARALNVRPLTQVSNSHNLAWTQVVDGQELIVHRKGATPARAGQLGLIPGSMADPGFVVRGRGHAGALDSASHGAGRALGRKAAASTLVKKEVQAYLADRGVTLIGGGIDEAPQAYKRIEDVLERQNELVEVIARFTPRVVRMDTGSEDV